A genomic segment from Glycine max cultivar Williams 82 chromosome 1, Glycine_max_v4.0, whole genome shotgun sequence encodes:
- the LOC100804974 gene encoding isochorismate synthase 2, chloroplastic isoform X1, protein MAMGTVHKWLTHFTDTKKCNNILVPPASKEQQSIYFLQYHRPVYQRCHLSMNGCREGQHQYSRTRNPVGTIETKTLAPVASPAMAMYSLNMAISELESEAPFGTSSGIVRVQVPIEEQVEAIDWLLSQNHLLLPRCFFFGRKQYSPCCNGEEKLVSVAGVGSAVFFSQPHPFSYWDWISIRRFLSERCPLIRAYGAIRFNAKAKVSSEWLAFGSFYFMIPQVEFNELEGGSMLTITIAWDNNLSWSWENAINALQETLRNVSSSIVKFPKQTPPTLISSSHNIPSKVDWDLAVNGALQMIKRNDSLLTKVVLARSTRVVPTADIDPLAWLSCLKVEGENAYQFLLQPPNAPAFIGNTPEQLFHRKCLHITSEALAGTRARGASQALDCQIELDLLTSPKDDIEFTIVRDTIRRKLEAVCEKVVIKPEKMIRKLPRIQHLYSQLSGRLRSEEDEFEILSSLHPSPAVCGFPTEEAQLLIAETEVFDRGMYAGPVGWFGGGESEFAVGIRSALVEKDLGAFIYAGTGIVEGSSPYLEWDELELKTSQFTKLLKLDLPRRQKVDCK, encoded by the exons ATGGCAATGGGCACGGTTCACAAGTGGCTCACTCATTTCACCGACACCAAAAAATGCAACAACATTCTCGTACCTCCTGCTTCCAAGGAACAGCAATCCATATACTTCCTCCAATACCAT AGACCCGTGTATCAAAGATGCCACCTTTCAATGAATGGTTGCAGAGAGGGACAGCACCAATATTCAAGAACAAGGAACCCTGTTGGAACCATAGAAACCAAAACCTTGGCACCAGTTGCATCACCTGCAATGGCTATGTACAGCCTCAACATGGCCATTTCGGAGCTGGAATCGGAGGCTCCGTTCGGTACCTCTTCCGGCATTGTAAGGGTGCAGGTGCCAATTGAAGAGCAAGTTGAAGCCATTGATTGGCTTCTCTCACAGAACCACCTTCTCCTTCCTCGCTGCTTCTTCTTTGGAAGGAAACAGTACAGTCCCTGCTGCAATGGTGAAGAAAAGTTGGTCAGTGTTGCTGGGGTGGGTTCAGCTGTTTTCTTTTCCCAGCCACATCCATTTTCATACTGGGATTGGATATCTATAAGGAG GTTTCTTTCTGAGAGATGCCCCTTAATCCGTGCCTATGGAGCTATCCGTTTCAATGCAAAAGCTAAGGTGTCATCAGAGTGGCTGGCTTTTGGTTCTTTCTACTTCATGATTCCTCAG GTTGAGTTCAATGAGCTTGAAGGAGGATCAATGCTTACCATAACTATTGCTTGGGATAATAATCTTTCTTGGTCATGGGAAAATGCAATCAATGCCCTCCAAGAAACACTACGCAAC GTTTCTTCTTCCATTGTGAAGTTTCCAAAACAAACTCCTCCAACATTAATATCAAGCAGCCATAACATTCCTAGTAAAGTAGACTGGGATCTTGCTGTTAATGGAGCTTTGCAGATGATAAAGCGAAATGATTCCTTACTAACTAAG GTTGTGCTAGCTCGTAGCACTAGAGTAGTGCCTACTGCTGATATTGATCCTCTTGCATGGTTATCGTGCTTAAAG GTTGAAGGTGAAAATGCTTACCAGTTTTTACTTCAGCCACCAAATGCACCAGCATTTATTGGAAACACA CCAGAGCAACTATTTCACAGAAAATGTCTCCACATTACTAGTGAGGCTTTGGCTGGAACCCGTGCTAGAGGAGCATCACAAGCACTAGATTGCCAAATTGAACTTGACTTACTTACCAG TCCAAAGGATGACATTGAGTTTACTATAGTGAGAGACACCATAAGAAGAAAATTAGAG GCAGTATGTGAAAAAGTTGTAATCAAGCCagagaaaatgataagaaaactCCCCAGGATTCAACATTTATATTCTCAATTATCTGGCAGGTtaagaagtgaagaagatgaG TTTGAAATTTTGTCATCTCTTCACCCGAGTCCAGCAGTTTGTGGGTTTCCAACAGAAGAGGCACAACTTTTAATTGCAGAAACAG AAGTATTTGATCGAGGAATGTATGCTGGACCTGTTGGTTGGTTTGGTGGAGGAGAGAGTGAGTTTGCTGTTGGCATCAGGTCAGCATTGGTGGAAAAG GATCTTGGTGCTTTTATATATGCTGGGACAGGGATAGTGGAAGGCAGCAGTCCTTACCTGGAGTGGGATGAGCTAGAGCTCAAGACATCTCAG TTCACCAAGTTGCTCAAGCTTGACTTGCCTCGGAGACAAAAAGTAGATTGCAAATGA
- the LOC100804974 gene encoding isochorismate synthase, chloroplastic isoform X2 — MAMYSLNMAISELESEAPFGTSSGIVRVQVPIEEQVEAIDWLLSQNHLLLPRCFFFGRKQYSPCCNGEEKLVSVAGVGSAVFFSQPHPFSYWDWISIRRFLSERCPLIRAYGAIRFNAKAKVSSEWLAFGSFYFMIPQVEFNELEGGSMLTITIAWDNNLSWSWENAINALQETLRNVSSSIVKFPKQTPPTLISSSHNIPSKVDWDLAVNGALQMIKRNDSLLTKVVLARSTRVVPTADIDPLAWLSCLKVEGENAYQFLLQPPNAPAFIGNTPEQLFHRKCLHITSEALAGTRARGASQALDCQIELDLLTSPKDDIEFTIVRDTIRRKLEAVCEKVVIKPEKMIRKLPRIQHLYSQLSGRLRSEEDEFEILSSLHPSPAVCGFPTEEAQLLIAETEVFDRGMYAGPVGWFGGGESEFAVGIRSALVEKDLGAFIYAGTGIVEGSSPYLEWDELELKTSQFTKLLKLDLPRRQKVDCK; from the exons ATGGCTATGTACAGCCTCAACATGGCCATTTCGGAGCTGGAATCGGAGGCTCCGTTCGGTACCTCTTCCGGCATTGTAAGGGTGCAGGTGCCAATTGAAGAGCAAGTTGAAGCCATTGATTGGCTTCTCTCACAGAACCACCTTCTCCTTCCTCGCTGCTTCTTCTTTGGAAGGAAACAGTACAGTCCCTGCTGCAATGGTGAAGAAAAGTTGGTCAGTGTTGCTGGGGTGGGTTCAGCTGTTTTCTTTTCCCAGCCACATCCATTTTCATACTGGGATTGGATATCTATAAGGAG GTTTCTTTCTGAGAGATGCCCCTTAATCCGTGCCTATGGAGCTATCCGTTTCAATGCAAAAGCTAAGGTGTCATCAGAGTGGCTGGCTTTTGGTTCTTTCTACTTCATGATTCCTCAG GTTGAGTTCAATGAGCTTGAAGGAGGATCAATGCTTACCATAACTATTGCTTGGGATAATAATCTTTCTTGGTCATGGGAAAATGCAATCAATGCCCTCCAAGAAACACTACGCAAC GTTTCTTCTTCCATTGTGAAGTTTCCAAAACAAACTCCTCCAACATTAATATCAAGCAGCCATAACATTCCTAGTAAAGTAGACTGGGATCTTGCTGTTAATGGAGCTTTGCAGATGATAAAGCGAAATGATTCCTTACTAACTAAG GTTGTGCTAGCTCGTAGCACTAGAGTAGTGCCTACTGCTGATATTGATCCTCTTGCATGGTTATCGTGCTTAAAG GTTGAAGGTGAAAATGCTTACCAGTTTTTACTTCAGCCACCAAATGCACCAGCATTTATTGGAAACACA CCAGAGCAACTATTTCACAGAAAATGTCTCCACATTACTAGTGAGGCTTTGGCTGGAACCCGTGCTAGAGGAGCATCACAAGCACTAGATTGCCAAATTGAACTTGACTTACTTACCAG TCCAAAGGATGACATTGAGTTTACTATAGTGAGAGACACCATAAGAAGAAAATTAGAG GCAGTATGTGAAAAAGTTGTAATCAAGCCagagaaaatgataagaaaactCCCCAGGATTCAACATTTATATTCTCAATTATCTGGCAGGTtaagaagtgaagaagatgaG TTTGAAATTTTGTCATCTCTTCACCCGAGTCCAGCAGTTTGTGGGTTTCCAACAGAAGAGGCACAACTTTTAATTGCAGAAACAG AAGTATTTGATCGAGGAATGTATGCTGGACCTGTTGGTTGGTTTGGTGGAGGAGAGAGTGAGTTTGCTGTTGGCATCAGGTCAGCATTGGTGGAAAAG GATCTTGGTGCTTTTATATATGCTGGGACAGGGATAGTGGAAGGCAGCAGTCCTTACCTGGAGTGGGATGAGCTAGAGCTCAAGACATCTCAG TTCACCAAGTTGCTCAAGCTTGACTTGCCTCGGAGACAAAAAGTAGATTGCAAATGA